The following are from one region of the Thermococcus cleftensis genome:
- a CDS encoding radical SAM protein, whose product MIEVHLPHVTFEDLGESVRLIWRETLYADFDKDELARVIRRKYRVRPEISVRNGLLVIDTDYPGIEKFVAIYIQNNLGALLRNRYTDRKVLYIHEGMEIPLLGYNAFGLIDRGTNLIQIRGVSGCNLSCIFCSVDEGPYSRTRKLDYVVDVDYLMKWFDDVARIKGKGLEAHIDGQGEPLIYPFRVELVQALREHPNVSVISMQSNGTLLNDRLVEELAEAGLDRVNLSLHSLDPDKAKMLMGRKDYDLEHVLEMAEALVNAGIDVLIAPVIIFGINDDEAEAFIEFARKIGAGKRWPALGFQNYIPYKFGRNPTIAKLVPFKEFYAWLRKLEEKTGMRPLVLRPKHFGMEKREFIPLAFRPGEIVRAEVVLPGRIKGEMLAKARNRLIEVINTDAEVGDRIRVRIVRTRHGIYIGTPV is encoded by the coding sequence ATGATTGAGGTTCACCTCCCCCACGTCACCTTCGAGGATCTCGGCGAGAGCGTGAGGTTGATATGGCGCGAGACCCTGTACGCGGACTTTGATAAGGACGAGCTCGCGAGGGTGATACGGAGAAAGTACAGGGTCAGGCCTGAAATCTCCGTGAGAAACGGCCTTCTCGTCATCGACACTGACTACCCCGGAATCGAGAAGTTCGTGGCGATATACATTCAGAACAACCTGGGGGCGCTGTTAAGGAACAGGTACACCGACAGAAAGGTACTGTACATTCACGAGGGAATGGAAATCCCCCTCTTAGGCTACAACGCCTTCGGTTTAATAGACAGGGGGACGAACCTCATACAGATTCGCGGTGTCAGCGGGTGTAATTTAAGCTGCATCTTCTGCTCCGTCGATGAAGGGCCCTATTCTAGGACAAGGAAGCTCGACTACGTCGTGGACGTGGACTACCTGATGAAGTGGTTCGATGACGTGGCGAGGATAAAGGGTAAGGGTTTGGAGGCCCACATCGACGGCCAGGGGGAGCCTCTGATATATCCCTTTAGGGTCGAACTTGTTCAGGCCCTTCGCGAGCACCCAAACGTCTCCGTTATCTCGATGCAGAGCAACGGAACTCTTCTCAACGACAGGCTTGTCGAGGAGCTCGCCGAGGCCGGTCTCGACAGGGTGAACCTATCTCTTCACTCCCTCGACCCCGACAAGGCTAAGATGCTGATGGGCAGGAAGGACTACGACCTCGAGCACGTCCTCGAGATGGCGGAGGCTTTGGTGAACGCTGGGATAGACGTCCTCATCGCTCCGGTCATAATCTTCGGGATAAACGACGACGAGGCCGAGGCCTTCATTGAGTTTGCACGGAAAATCGGCGCCGGGAAGCGCTGGCCGGCCCTCGGCTTCCAGAACTACATTCCCTACAAGTTCGGCAGGAACCCAACGATAGCGAAGCTCGTCCCCTTCAAGGAGTTCTACGCCTGGCTCAGGAAACTCGAAGAGAAGACCGGTATGAGACCTCTCGTCCTGAGGCCGAAGCACTTCGGCATGGAGAAGAGAGAGTTCATTCCGCTCGCCTTCCGGCCCGGGGAGATAGTCAGGGCGGAGGTGGTTCTCCCTGGCAGGATAAAGGGGGAGATGCTGGCCAAAGCCCGGAACCGTCTAATAGAGGTCATCAACACCGATGCGGAAGTGGGGGACAGGATCAGGGTGAGGATAGTCAGGACGAGGCACGGCATTTACATCGGAACACCCGTTTAG